In Trifolium pratense cultivar HEN17-A07 linkage group LG7, ARS_RC_1.1, whole genome shotgun sequence, a genomic segment contains:
- the LOC123894819 gene encoding abscisic acid receptor PYL4-like, producing MPSSSYSSSLQLQRFNPTTDATTSAAIANGVNCPRQQQTPPPTGARRLIIPFPVSLSSNDSLALHHAHMVGHNQCCSVVTQTITAPVSAVWPVLRRFDNPQGYKNFIKSCHVITGENMNVGSVREVRVVSGLPAESSTERLEILDDERHVISFSVVGGDHRLRNYRSVTTLHSVDGNRTLVIESYVVDVPQGNTKEETCFFVDTIVRCNLQSLGQIAENMVRNSDQ from the coding sequence atgccttcttcttcttattcttcttctctTCAGCTCCAGAGATTCAATCCTACAACCGATGCAACAACCTCAGCAGCCATAGCCAACGGTGTAAACTGCCCTAGACAACAACAAACCCCACCACCAACGGGGGCGCGTCGTCTTATAATACCATTTCCAGTCTCTCTTTCATCCAACGACAGCTTAGCACTACACCACGCGCATATGGTGGGACACAACCAGTGTTGCTCCGTCGTAACTCAAACCATCACCGCCCCCGTCTCCGCCGTATGGCCGGTGCTTCGACGCTTCGACAATCCACAAGGATACAAAAACTTCATCAAAAGTTGCCACGTCATCACAGGTGAAAACATGAACGTCGGCAGCGTGCGTGAGGTTCGCGTAGTTTCCGGACTACCAGCCGAGTCAAGTACAGAAAGGCTGGAGATTCTTGATGATGAACGCCACGTCATCAGTTTCAGCGTTGTTGGTGGGGACCACCGATTGAGAAACTATAGGTCGGTGACGACGCTTCATTCTGTCGACGGAAATAGGACACTTGTCATTGAATCATACGTCGTTGATGTACCGCAAGGTAACACCAAAGAGGAAAcgtgtttttttgttgatacaATCGTACGTTGTAATTTACAGTCATTGGGTCAGATCGCTGAGAACATGGTCAGAAACTCTGACCAATGA
- the LOC123895803 gene encoding uncharacterized protein LOC123895803, with protein MFIFPSSLIDDIEKMLNAFWWGGGGNNNKGIHWLAWDRLACPKAKGGLGFRNFEAFNMAIVAKQAWNIIQNPDSLAAKLVKARYFPRSSLLEASLGYNPSFAWRSIWKARQILLRGCRWWIGSGDRIRVMYDPWLRGKGDRWVSSPQVEDVYHLVVKDLLLENYKAWDIAKICNLFTCRVVDEIIATPLISSVKEDNVVWEEERNECYSVKSGYNLAMRCIIRSDRHHVEGNWNDIWKAQSPHKTRHLLWRLCRGCLSTRVCLRNHYVECELSCPVCNVEVEDDIHVFFGCVLTHECWSVAGLSQLLHNAAYQHGTVADKVFRMCKNEDSAMIGRVALLFWCIWHNRNDKIWNDNIQSPSQVGSMVFVVWNEWFTVHQLQRHNVVHVEDPRAVRWEKPGVGWIKCNVDAAFVVGSGVTSMGLCFRDTNEHFVAGLTQWQQPFYSIVEGETLKLLHAMKEAIHRGFERVQFEIMASKESHPCKSENFEKAKWNIPLDTKILLDLCMDEIRKCGKP; from the coding sequence ATGTTTATCTTTCCTTCCTCACTCATTGATGATATTGAGAAAATGTTGAATGCCTTTTGGTGGGGAGGCGGAGGTAACAACAATAAAGGGATCCACTGGTTAGCTTGGGACAGACTTGCATGCCCTAAGGCGAAGGGTGGTTTAGGCTTTCGTAATTTTGAAGCGTTCAATATGGCTATAGTGGCTAAACAAGCATGGAACATCATTCAAAATCCGGACTCGTTGGCGGCTAAACTAGTTAAAGCAAGGTATTTCCCACGCTCATCGTTACTCGAAGCATCTTTGGGTTATAATCCTAGCTTTGCATGGCGTAGTATTTGGAAGGCTAGACAAATTCTTTTACGTGGGTGTAGGTGGTGGATTGGTAGTGGCGATAGAATCCGTGTTATGTATGATCCATGGCTGCGTGGAAAGGGTGATCGTTGGGTGTCCTCACCTCAAGTGGAAGATGTGTATCATTTAGTTGTTAAAGACTTGTTACTTGAGAATTATAAAGCGTGGGATATAGCTAAGATTTGTAACTTATTTACATGTCGGGTAGTGGACGAGATTATTGCAACCCCTCTTATTAGTTCGGTTAAAGAGGATAACGTGGTTTGGGAGGAGGAAAGGAATGAGTGCTATTCAGTTAAATCTGGTTATAATCTAGCCATGAGATGTATTATTCGAAGCGATAGGCACCATGTAGAGGGCAATTGGAATGATATTTGGAAAGCTCAATCTCCTCACAAAACGCGTCACTTACTATGGAGGTTGTGTAGGGGGTGTCTGTCGACGCGAGTTTGCTTGAGAAATCATTATGTAGAATGTGAACTAAGCTGTCCTGTGTGCAATGTTGAGGTCGAAGATGATATTCATGTGTTTTTTGGATGCGTATTAACTCACGAATGTTGGTCGGTCGCAGGCCTATCACAGTTGTTGCATAATGCAGCTTACCAGCATGGAACTGTCGCAGACAAGGTATTTCGAATGTGCAAAAATGAGGACAGTGCAATGATAGGACGGGTTGCATTATTATTTTGGTGCATTTGGCATAATCGAAACGACAAGATCTGGAATGATAATATTCAGTCCCCGAGCCAAGTTGGAAGCATGGTGTTCGTCGTCTGGAATGAGTGGTTTACTGTCCACCAACTGCAGCGTCATAATGTTGTTCATGTTGAGGATCCTAGGGCGGTTCGGTGGGAGAAACCAGGAGTGGGATGGataaaatgtaatgttgatgctGCGTTTGTAGTTGGGTCCGGTGTTACTTCTATGGGTCTTTGCTTTCGTGATACCAATGAGCATTTTGTGGCTGGCTTGACTCAATGGCAGCAGCCTTTTTATTCCATAGTGGAAGGCGAAACATTGAAACTATTACATGCTATGAAAGAGGCTATCCATCGTGGATTTGAgcgagttcaatttgaaa